TGATATCTCACATTATAAAGTATTAAATGCTTAActcataagaaataaaaatacacaGAAAATACTAAGGATGTATGTAATGGGCGTAAGATCTTAGTTAGCCGaccaatgttttttttttttaacaaaatataattttcaatatgTCATGCAAAAAACATTaatccaaattaaaaagaaaacattgtgTAGGGTTGTTAATCATGAAATACATGCAACcaaaaagttataaatgttataatgtGGTAGaagattaaattagattaaaatgaGTAGAAAGACGACGAAGTGAAAGACGAATCGAGTTGACGTGAATCTGAATAGAAATTCTAGTGAAAGACGAAGAAGGTCTACGTGTCTTAAACAGTAGGTAAAGTTGGGAAAGAGAACCGAATCCCAGGAATCCCAGGAATCAAATTACTACTTAATTTTTTACGAACAGTAAAACTTTTTGATGGCGGAGAAAGGGTGAATCTATTACGTATTAGGTTTTATGTTTTATCCACGTTTGCGAGATAAGAAAATACGCGGAAGGTGGAGAAGAAGGACATGAACATAGGAACAGAGCACGGTGTTGAACTGTACTGGGTGGAACTGTATCATTTGCATCCATGAACCCAAaactaactaattaattaattagagaAGAGAAGGGAGAGATTCCGAAATGAATTTCTCTCTACTAGGTAGCAATCTGAatgtaatttcatttcatttgcaAGGTTCTGTAATCCAAAGGGTTGGTTTTCAAGCCCAAGAAATCGTAGCCAGTGGCAGTAGAAGCGTTGGCATTTGCAGTGATGGCATTGAGGGCACAGCTACAGTCTTTGCTGTTTTGCAAACCCAAACTGCAGGCAAAGCAAAGGCTTCTCGCAATACTCTTCGATTCCTCTTCATCGCCGCCCTCCTCCCGTTCGTGATGGGGAGGACTGATGCTTAGCTCGAGGTTCAAGTCAGGGCAGCGTTCCGATGTGGGACTCTTCGAATCCTTAACCTCAACCAACACGTTGTTGTCCTTTTCCTCTTGTTTGGGAGCAAAAGATATGGTGGCTGCGCCGGCTGATTCTTGGAGTTGATTGTGACGAGGAGAGTCGTTGAGAGGCCTGTGAGTTGCAGGGTCAATTCCTCTGCTCAAAAGCTTCCTTCGTATGTGAGTGTTCCAGTAATTCTTTATCTCATTGTCCGTTCTCCCCGGCAATCTTCCGGCTATGAGAGACCACCTATATATAATTTGGACCCATCTCATGAATAAACCAAGAAACGGTAATAATCGGggtgtttattattattattattattatttatttggatTATATCTTACTTGTTCCCGAGGAGGCTGTGGAGTTTGATGATGagctcatcttcttcttccgtGAAATTCCCGCGTTTGAGGTCAGGGCGGAGGTAGTTGATCCAGCGGAGACGGCAGCTCTTGCCGCAGCGGAGAAGGCCGGCGGCTTTGGGGAGAGAGCGCCAGCAGCCTTCACCGTGAGCTCTGATGTAAGCTATGAGGCGATCGTCTTCTTCTTTGGTCCATGCTCCTTTGTTGGTGTGTGCTTTCTCACAACAAGGAGACCTTCCCATGGAACGATTGTTGTATTGGTGGCTGAGGTGTGGTGGTTTTGGTTGAACAATAAGGGTGGCCGGCCCTGAGAGATGATTTTTATAGGCTTTTGACTCAAAAGAAAAAGCGATTACTGATATTGGTGCTTCTAGACGTGAGTTGGTGAGATAGGTTAGAGGAGAGTGGCTGGTACCTTTCCCTCTCTTTGAATTCATTTCATTACATGATATATATTGTTAGTACTATAATATAccattatttcatatattattataatcatCTTAGCCTCAAAAGACAAGAAGATGTGAACTTTCCCCCTTTTTgcataaactaataaataatacatcattttatatccttttcctttttctctacataaaaaaaaaacaattcctTTTCAATAATGCCCTCCTAACATGTGATGCTGTTGCTATTACCGTAAGGACTATGCTACTTCCGCATTTAATCACTTTAAATTATATGCATCATTTGCaagattttttctatttttcttttataaaatattataacttattttcatattttcctCTGTTATCCGCGTTTCACGAACTAAGCAcccaaataatttattaaaatagatatcGATCGTGTAACCATCCATATAGTCAACCCTGTTGAATGAAAATAGagttataataataacataaatgttTAATATGCATTTGCCATcctaaaaaataatgaaaatcgTATTATTGGGGGGTGGAAGTGAGATATTGGAtattgttaaaaagaaaaagaaaaaagagtgaTTTAAGTAAGTTGGTTGTTGTGAGCTTCCTGGAAAGAAATGTATCGGTAGTTTGGCTATTCATGTGTGAAAGCATAGAGATGGTAATGGTAGTTGCTGTTCTTTATTATATTGGTTTGGTGCATTATCATgcatgagagagagagagagagagagagagagagagagagagatagtgAGTATGTGTGACAGTGACGGGTTTCTAGAAGAGTTGGAAGTTGGGTTgaaggatgatgatgatgataattgattgatgaaagagaagaaaagagaaagataaaatGATAGAATGTATGGTAGTGGTTGTATATGGCCTTTGCTTCACCTTCcactttccctttttctttgCCCCAACCTTCTGCTCCAAGTTTCGCTATTGCCAACCAAATCCCTAATTTTATCCTTTCTCTTCCAATATTTAATATTcgtttgaaaatttttttattcCGTCTCTTATTCGTTGGGAAATATAATTACGAGTAATGAAATTATGACAGactcttatatttatttgataaaggttataaaggtaaaataataaaaaagtgtaaacttttacattattttaagaaataagagaataaaaaattagtaagaatagtgtcaaatgaatataaaatatttagatatattaaataatCTTTACTTTATCATTGCAAGTAGATGTTGAAGAGTtagtattataaataaaagtttgtttCAATCTTgccaaattatttatttaatttattatttatgattatattattcatttttttcttctctaactCACACTCATTTCAATTCTAGTtgttagaaatttaaatatgagtctaaattttatattcaataa
This Vigna angularis cultivar LongXiaoDou No.4 chromosome 4, ASM1680809v1, whole genome shotgun sequence DNA region includes the following protein-coding sequences:
- the LOC108330622 gene encoding myb-related protein 308: MNSKRGKGTSHSPLTYLTNSRLEAPISVIAFSFESKAYKNHLSGPATLIVQPKPPHLSHQYNNRSMGRSPCCEKAHTNKGAWTKEEDDRLIAYIRAHGEGCWRSLPKAAGLLRCGKSCRLRWINYLRPDLKRGNFTEEEDELIIKLHSLLGNKWSLIAGRLPGRTDNEIKNYWNTHIRRKLLSRGIDPATHRPLNDSPRHNQLQESAGAATISFAPKQEEKDNNVLVEVKDSKSPTSERCPDLNLELSISPPHHEREEGGDEEESKSIARSLCFACSLGLQNSKDCSCALNAITANANASTATGYDFLGLKTNPLDYRTLQMK